The genomic interval GAAAGTTCCTCCACGATGAATTATATCAGCGACAGAACCACGTTCCATTACCTCAAAATCACTATCAATAATTCCAGCATATCCCCGTTTAATTCCTATTATATCTAAACCTTCATATATCCCTTGTCTAACTACAGCTCTAATGGCAGCATTCATCCCTGGAGCATCACCTCCACTAGTTAAAACACCTATCTTCTTCATTAATATTACCTCCACATAATGAATTTTTATCTATATTAGCTCATCTATTAACTTATTCATTACTAGTAGCTTCTATCCTGCTATGTTCTATATATTCCCCTATTCTTCGAAACTTATCATATCTTTTTTCTAACATTTCTGGAATAGAGAGGTTCTGTATTTCTTGTAGATTAGTTAATATAGCTTCCTTAAGTAGATTAGCACTTTCTTCAAAATCTCTATGGGCTCCTCCTAATGGTTCAGATACTATTTCATCAATAACACCTAGATCTAAAAGGTCTTCAGCTGTTAACTTCAATGCTTCCGCTGCCGTCTTAGCTTCTGCTGAATCTTTCCATAGAATAGCTGCACAAGCCTCTGGAGAACATACAGAATAATACGTATGCTCTAACATCATTATTTTATCTCCAACTCCAATTCCTAACGCTCCTCCACTTCCACCTTCACCAGTAATAACTACAATAATCGGCACTTCTAATCTCGCCATTTCCATCATATTTCTGGCTATAGCTTCTGCCTGACCTCGTTCTTCAGCCTCAATCCCTGGATAAGCTCCTGGAGTATTTACTAAAGCTAAAATCGGCCGATTAAATTTTTCAGCCTGTTTCATTAATCGTAAAGCTTTACGATACCCCTCAGGATGGGCCATACCAAAATTACGATTAATATTATCTTTGGTACTCTTCCCTTTTTGATGACCAATTATAGTTAGTGGTAGACTATCAATCTTCGCTATTCCTCCAATTAAAGCTTGATCATCTCCATAATTTCTATCGCCATGAAATTCTATAAAATCATCACAGATTAATTCAATATAATCTAAAGTAGTTGGCCGTTCTGCATGCCTAGCTAATTTTAAAATTTGCCATGGCTCTAATTCAGAGAAAATTTGCTTTTTTAGACGATTAGATTTATTTCTTAATGTTTCAATTTCCTCTGTTAAATCTATATCTTTTTCCTGCATAAATTGCTTAAGTTCATTAATTTTTTCTTCTAATTCTAATAAAGGTTTTTCAAAATCTAAACCATTCTTAGGCATTAACTTCACCTCGCAGACTATGTATATCTAAAATTCTGACTATAGTGTCTTTCATTTCCTCTCTATTAACTACTTTATCTACCATACCATGCTTTAATTGAAATTTAGCAGTTTGAAACCCTTGAGGTAAATCCTTATTAATAGTCTGCTTAATAACTCTCGGACCTGCAAAACCAATCTTAGCATCTGACTCCGCAATAATTATATCTCCTAATGAAGCAAAACTAGCAGAAATACCACCATATGTAGGATCAGTTAAGACTGAAATAAATAACTGACCAGCATCATCTAACTTAGCTAAAGCTGAACTTGTTTTAGCCATCTGCATTAAAGATAACATACCTTCGTACATTCGGGCTCCTCCCCCTCCACCAGACACAATAATTAGTGGGGAGTTCTTAGCTAAAGCAGATTCAATAGCTCTAGTTATTTTTTCTCCTACAACTGAATTCATACTTCCCATTAAAAAACTTGCATCAATCACAGATATAATTACATCATATCCTCCAACTTTTCCTTCACCGGTTACTACTGCTTCATTTAAGCCTGTCTTCTGCTGGTATTTATCCAACTTTCTATCATACTTTGGAAAACCTAAAGGATTAGTTGTTTCTATATTTTCATCATATTCTTTAAAACTATCCTCATCAATTAATATTTTAAGTCTTTCTTGAGAATTCAATCTAAAATGATAACCACACTCTAAACATACCTTTAAATTCTCTGTTAACTTTTTATTAAAGATAATTTCTCCACAATTCTTACATTTAGTCCATAATTCATCGGTTATCTTTCCTTTACCTTTCTTTCGCTTCTTCTTCCGCTTAGTATCCTCTTTTTGCCGTTTAACAGTTACATACTTTGACTTATTATTTCCAAACCAGTCTTTAAACATGGATTAACACCTCACTTTTTTA from Selenihalanaerobacter shriftii carries:
- the accA gene encoding acetyl-CoA carboxylase carboxyl transferase subunit alpha, which codes for MPKNGLDFEKPLLELEEKINELKQFMQEKDIDLTEEIETLRNKSNRLKKQIFSELEPWQILKLARHAERPTTLDYIELICDDFIEFHGDRNYGDDQALIGGIAKIDSLPLTIIGHQKGKSTKDNINRNFGMAHPEGYRKALRLMKQAEKFNRPILALVNTPGAYPGIEAEERGQAEAIARNMMEMARLEVPIIVVITGEGGSGGALGIGVGDKIMMLEHTYYSVCSPEACAAILWKDSAEAKTAAEALKLTAEDLLDLGVIDEIVSEPLGGAHRDFEESANLLKEAILTNLQEIQNLSIPEMLEKRYDKFRRIGEYIEHSRIEATSNE
- the accD gene encoding acetyl-CoA carboxylase, carboxyltransferase subunit beta, with the translated sequence MFKDWFGNNKSKYVTVKRQKEDTKRKKKRKKGKGKITDELWTKCKNCGEIIFNKKLTENLKVCLECGYHFRLNSQERLKILIDEDSFKEYDENIETTNPLGFPKYDRKLDKYQQKTGLNEAVVTGEGKVGGYDVIISVIDASFLMGSMNSVVGEKITRAIESALAKNSPLIIVSGGGGGARMYEGMLSLMQMAKTSSALAKLDDAGQLFISVLTDPTYGGISASFASLGDIIIAESDAKIGFAGPRVIKQTINKDLPQGFQTAKFQLKHGMVDKVVNREEMKDTIVRILDIHSLRGEVNA